Proteins co-encoded in one Setaria viridis chromosome 9, Setaria_viridis_v4.0, whole genome shotgun sequence genomic window:
- the LOC117835691 gene encoding UDP-glycosyltransferase 91C1, with protein sequence MAAGPPQRPLRVVLFPWLAFGHLLPHLELAERLASRGHRATLVSTPGNVARLPPALGVDFVALPLPRVDGLPDGAESTNSIPHDKHSVLFQAFDGLAAPFAEFLAAACADERQRPDWIIVDIFHHWAAAAALEHKVPLAVYLPAAAALVRNPAAVVPRFESEQGNKQYNSDHGGMSMSQRFFSTLERCTLAALRSCVEWEPEFFPQVAPRLRKPVVPLGLLPPSPRANGAEDAVTVRWLDVQPPSSVVYVALGSEAPLPVEQVHELALGLELAGTRFLWALRKPSGVPDDGDLLPPGFQERTQGQGLVTTGWVPQVNILGHGAVGAFLTHCGQSSFVEGLLFGRPLVLLPIFGDQGSNARLLEGKKVGLQVARDEDDGSFDRHAVASAVRAVMVEEETRGVYVANALKAQEIVANKELHERYIDEFVQQLRSHTADANSTAAVPPQAEA encoded by the exons ATGGCTGCCGGGCCGCCGCAGCGGCCGCTGCGCGTCGTGCTCTTCCCGTGGCTCGCGTTCGGACACCTGCTCCCGCACCTGGAGCTCGCCGAGCGCCTGGCGTCGCGGGGCCACCGCGCGACCTTGGTCTCCACGCCGGGCAACGTcgcccgcctcccgccggcgctGGGCGTCGACTTCgtggcgctgccgctgccgcgcgtCGACGGGCTCCCCGACGGCGCCGAGTCCACCAACAGCATCCCCCACGACAAGCACTCGGTACTCTTCCAGGCCTTCGACGGCCTCGCCGCGCCCTTCGCCGAGTTCCTGGCCGCCGCGTGCGCCGACGAGCGCCAGAGGCCCGATTGGATCATCGTCGACATCTTCCACCActgggccgctgccgccgctctgGAGCACAAG GTGCCATTGGCGGTGTACCTCCCAGCCGCCGCGGCTCTGGTCAGAAAcccggccgccgtcgtgccGCGCTTCGAGTCGGAGCAGGGGAACAAGCAGTATAATTCCGACCATGGCGGCATGTCCATGTCCCAGCGCTTCTTCTCCACCCTCGAGCGGTGCACGCTCGCGGCGTTGAGGAGCTGCGTCGAGTGGGAGCCCGAGTTCTTCCCGCAGGTGGCGCCGCGCCTCCGCAAGCCGGTCGTCCCACTGGGGCTCCTGCCACCGTCACCCCGAGCGAACGGCGCCGAGGACGCCGTCACCGTGCGCTGGCTGGACGTGCAGCCGCCGAGCTCGGTGGTGTACGTCGCGCTGGGGAGCGAGGCGCCGCTGCCCGTGGAGCAGGTGCACGAGCTGGCCCTCGGGCTGGAGCTCGCCGGGACGCGCTTCCTCTGGGCTCTGAGGAAGCCCAGCGGCGTCCCCGACGACGGCGACCTCCTCCCTCCCGGTTTCCAGGAGCGCACCCAGGGGCAGGGGCTCGTGACCACGGGGTGGGTTCCTCAGGTCAACATACTGGGGCATGGCGCCGTGGGCGCCTTCTTGACGCACTGCGGGCAGAGCTCGTTCGTTGAAGGGCTCCTGTTTGGGCGCCCTCTGGTCTTGTTGCCCATCTTCGGAGACCAAGGGTCGAATGCGCGCCTCTTGGAGGGGAAGAAGGTGGGATTGCAGGTGGCGAGAGATGAGGACGACGGATCCTTCGACCGCCATGCCGTCGCGAGCGCCGTCCGTGCCGTCATGGTGGAGGAAGAAACAAGGGGTGTCTATGTAGCAAACGCACTCAAGGCGCAAGAGATTGTAGCCAATAAGGAGCTTCATGAGAGATACATCGACGAATTTGTACAGCAACTGAGATCGCATACCGCTGATGCCAACTCCACTGCTGCTGTCCCACCTCAAGCTGAGGCTTAG